The region GGTGTTCCactcaaaaggaaaaaaggaactAAAGAGAATGAGACTGCGCAGCCAGCAGGTACAGTCCATGAAATGGAGCAAGAGTTTTGTGGTTTGTGAAACCTTATCCAATTGTGAGGACATTGACTTTATATAAAgagattttcagttttcagtaACATATGAAGATTTCCTGTAGTGTTTAACAAGTGCCTAGTCATGTTGTATTCTAtgtaatttccttttttacttATGAGTTAACGTATTTTGTGTGGCATTGCTGAGCGACGTGGAAAATATGAGATGTCCTCCAAATTTGTCAACGCTGAAAAGATGGTTGAAAATAGCCATTGcattactactactactactactactactaataataataataataataataataataataataataataatagagaTATGcttaatttacttttttgtgatgttgctttttcttttgttatgttgctttttcttttgattctgGATGAATTTTCTGATGACAAATTTAAGACGCAATGACTTTttataatttctatttttatcttgttaTTACAAATCgctggaataataataataataataataataataataataataataataacaataacagaaaaCCGTTAATTATATCAAAAAGCATATGTCATATTTCATATATGATTTCATCAGTCATTCTTTCCTCAtgggctcattagaacccacaaatgatcAGCTGCTAACGCCAGTGGCTTCATAACTCAGTttgttagagcgtcgcaccgttatcgcgaggtcacaggttcaaaccccgttgaagtcctgaatttttcaaacaaatgtcATATATTATGATTAAACTCGCGATTCAAGATGtcatttgaatggttttcttctCCAAATGCTGCGATCTAGTGTTGTCAAGATCACTTCGTGTGTATATACTTAAACAATAATTCTTCTTTTCAGTGTCGGTGAAAAGTGGCACTATTCacctcgatttcaaagaatgatTGTCAATTAATAGTATATTGCCAATTTCAAGTTTACGACCTTTTCTCAGGCTTCACGCCTCAGCCCTTTGCTGTGATGTGACCACGTTAAATTTAGAAAGAGAGCGTGGTCTTTTTTCTTAGGCTCTTAGCGTGTACGTCAACGAAAGATTCAACAACCCGAGGGCTTTCAGCGTTATAAACGCTAAACCGCTGTAAACATGCAACAACTGAGCTTCTTATTGAAAGGAGACTTGGTTGAGGAGGGAAATAATGTGAATGATGTTTGAGAGATCAATTGCATGGAAATGGTTAACTTATGTAGATATGCAAAGAAACCTTGTTGAAAAAATTCCAGGCTAAAATGGGGCTTGAGCACTTGACCTGTGAGATTGTGCTGCACACTGCTCTACCATCAGAACTATCAACATTTAAGAGCTGGGCAAATTCATCTCATTTTTGTACCCCACACTGAGTGAGTGAGGACACGTACCTTATATAAGTACGTTGTGTGAAATGTCATAAGGGGCAGAATTTGAAATGGTTGATGATCTCTCAAACGTTatacagtaccgctcaaaagtaagttacAAGTCGTGTAGCGTTTTCTGCGCGACGAGGACCGCGTAGCGCGAGAAGCGAAAATGTCTGGCTTAAATTAGGCTTAATTCGCAGTGATTAACAATTGCACATGAAACGTTCAGTAAACAGTAGTTATCATCTTAGTGTGAGGGAAACCTGCTCAAATTCCTGATGCAAACAATTCAGAACCCGATTACGCATCGATGCAAGATATTGGGGAAAGTGAGTAGTTTTAAGTTGGAACGCCATCTCTAAATATACTTGTATTTGTTGCAATTGGATTTTTGCCTCATTTTGGCCAAAAGTATGACCAAAAGTCTCAAGTTTGGTAAGATCAATTTAGAAGTCATTGCCGACGATAGAGATTAgtattaaataattttgtgcCTCCCTAATTAAACGGAAAAGGTGGCTGCAGAGGAAGGACTAATTTCGGGTTTTCTTTATTGAAGCATCGGATGAAGAAGAATATGATGTTGACGAGGGAGAAGAAAGCAATGAAGAAGAAGATCAACAGCAGGAGGTATTTTCTGATTATCTCTGAGTGTCTGTCAGTGCTTCATCAAgactttttttgttctgttagcAATCTCTTCCCACCCAGGCCCTCCCAGGGTATCCTAAATTCTAACCGTAGTCTGTGAAGTCTCGGttatcttattattattattattattattattattattattattagtagtagtagtagtagtagtattagtgttatttatgattattattgctggtaatagcataattattattataatcattttttttattgttgttattattattattattattattattattactattattattattattatcatcaccattatcattaccattatttgTTAACTTAACCTGTGAACGCAGGCATTTTACTGGCGGTCATTTTTCTCCCCAGAAAAGGGCGTACGCAGGCTACTATATATTAACTTGGTTTCGAGGTTTTCTGTTCTTGTCGTTAACTCTCACGTTGCTGTCATGAAAACAGAGAGACAAACCGTAAACACTTTAATCAGCCCACAGTGCACattaaatgtgcaaattttgcaTGACAACTAAGTTTCTTATTTCCTCCAGGAAATATATTGTTTTGACTAAGAGACCGTTCCTAATTTATGGGGGAGGGGAGGTTGCTATGGGGATTTGGACGTGTGGCCATTAATTTTCAACGCGCTTTTCAACAATAAACCGAGTAAAATCATGAGACTGAAATAGGAGATCATCGATGTTTATTAAGTAAACTCAGAAGCTGTTAAACTCCATTGAAATATTAGATGATCTCTCGCGCGAAAAATTGATATCTTCATATgtgaaaataacttgttaCCATCGATACCCATGCAAATGCATGACGTGTTTGGtccgaattttttttatagcgCTTACATCTTGAATAAAGAGCTAAATTTGGTATTTCATTGAAGTTAATGTAATAAACAGAACATTACATGCCCGCTTGGAGataatattaagaaaataataggctgatttagcaagacaacGGGAACTTCAATTGACGACGGCGCGTGCAGttcaaatacccaaatatggtcaaattagaacagaatccagactattcctCGGGCCCCCACGTCGTCATCTGACGttcccgtcctgttgctaaatcagccgaATATTAACAAAAGACCTCATAGTTGAGGCCTTAGTGTTATTCGTGTCAGCAACTCAAAGGTATTTTAAAGGAAACATGGTAGATTGTTGGTAGTAATGGTGGTGGTAGCGGGGAAGGGGGAGAGGGGTCATGGTATGTTACCTTTCTTCACAAGCTCCCATTGGGGGTGGGGGGTAGGGGATAGAAAAATATTTAGGGGAAAAAATTAAGATCCCACAGCCCCACCAGCCCAATAACTGTGAACGGTCCCTAAGCAGGTTGCTAGATGACATTatgaacaaagaaacattCATCGGAACAGTGAATCCcatcttatttttttcttcttcagcatGGAAAgccaacaaagaaaaaagaaaaaaagacagggAAAGGTATTGAAATAGATCTGTCAGAAATATTAATTTACTATTCAACAACAGCTGTAGTGAGTTCGTATGCGACATAAATGATTATAACGATAGCTGTGGGATGATGGTATTTGACCTGCCAGCCCGTAATGAAGAAAACTCAAGAGATCCATGAAAAAAGTCTTTGAAATATTATTGCGAATCTTATAATGGAGTGCGGTTTGAATGGTGTTGCATTCGGGTAGAAATGTCTTCTAAAATCATTGGTACTAGGACTCTAACACGAATGTTTCTTCTATAAGAACTTTGTTAGAACACAGGATTCAAATTTTTGACATCTACAGCTCGGAAAGAtggaaaaggattgaaagttGAAATCATTGGCTAatcttttcaagttttatgGACGCGATCTATTCTAAAAATCTCCTAAATTTTAACATGTACACCTTTTCCTGGCAAAATTCCTTCAAGTTTGCTATTGTCATTTTGGTTTATAAGTGatgttgttgcttttgaatcAAGTGCCAAATTTTGGTTTGTATTGACACAGGCAACCCAAACACATAATTCGAATGCTCAGTCAACGTAACGATTTCTAGGGTTTATATGGAAAACGTGAAATGCCGAAAAAGATTGTCTAATCCTAGTACGAAAGTAAGTAAACGACGACGACAACGACGAACGACGAACGACgaacgacgacgacgacgacgacgacgacgacgacgaaaGTAAGGAAGTAAGGAAGTaaaacgacgacgacgacgacgacgacgacgacgaaaGTAAGTAAAAGAAACTGGCTAGGATACTagcaaatttcaaaactaGCCGAGAACGCCTCAAATCGACACAATGACATAAGGTGAAgtaactttcttttatttattttcgtcGCTGTAAACAAGGATTAGCGGATTTTTTTCGGCATTTCATGTTTCCCATGTAAACCTTACTAATCGTGACGTTTGCTGAGCATTCGAATTATGCGTTTTGGTTTGCCTGTGGTATTGCgaggccattttgaaaacctcaTAGACCAGCCCTcaggcccgagttgctcgaagcatagTAAGCGCTAACCGATGTTGACTACCAtagaaacctataggtttcgaTACCTCTTAACCgatggttagcactaaccattcttcgagcaaccggccccAGACCGTTCAAGCATAATCATTGCACATGAGCAATGATCCATTTTAGCAACGCGCATAATCAGAGCAAATGAGCTAATGTCCTAGTCGAAGGGGCAATTTTTAGTCATGTCCTTTGTTCTCTTATTCCCACAAACCCTGAGAGACCCTCCCTCTTGTACTTCTAACATACACACTGGGACAATAAACTTTGCCTCAAAAAAagtgttattgttattttttcagtgtCCAAGCTTTTGGAAGATCTTGTTAAGGACGCCTCTGATTCCCTGGTTGAAATCTGCCAACGTTTGGATACACGTACTGCAGGAGTTGGTAATTACGAAAAGATTGCTAAACATTACAGGTACAAGGTCCCCGCAATACGATCCAGATTTGAAACATGTCCTGATGGTCCGACCAAAGCTCTGATTTATGCCATAACGGCTGAACACCCTGATGTCACCGTTGAGAGCTTTGCAAAAGTGGTCGTAAAGCAGACTAAACGAGAGGATGTTGCCAGATTACTGAGGGAGTTCGATCGCAAATGATAGAATATGTCtttgtaaatttctttgaCGATTTAATGTAATGTTCGTCTCCTATATACGCATTACTAAGACGCAATAAATTTTCTTGAGTTTATAACATTTATTAACCAGACATACACTtggttttcatattttatacCATGTGTTAGTTTTAACCAAGataaaacagcaaagaaagaaCTTTTAAGTCTCATATGTAACGATAAGGAATGAGTGATGTTTTGTAaggctttatttttttattttcattttcgtttcTCTGTTGTCATTAAATTCGTCGATAAAACTTTTCCACGCAGTTGTTTTCAATAGTTTTTATATGAGTTATCTTCTTTTAGATAAAGGCGTTTGAAATTATGcacttattgactgagtggaAGGGCCGGGCGGGAAAATGTTTAGCCCAAGGTCATGGCGTACGGGGACTGAGCGCAACGAGGTCCGTGCGCCATGACTGAGAACCACATATTTTCCGTCCGGCTCGACCTAACTCAGTCGATAAGCATTTTATCACATGACTActgcacttttcctttttttttttacatattaACATTTGGTGTAAATGACGTTTCTATAAAAGCTACTATGTGAAAAATCTTGAATGCCTGAAATGTACCAGAAAGGGTAACGTTGCAGGGAAAATGTACCCAAACGAAATCTCATGAGTGGATGCAAATTAGCTCTATAGTGAGTACCCCGAAAGTTCATGCATTAAGACACTAAAACTAATAAATTTTGTAGAGCTCTTACACCCCAAACTGCCTAAAGACGAGACGACCAAAATCGATTAAAACTGCCTAAAGCACACCGTAacattccttttttattttagtattGAGGTTCTATGTTCGATTCGTTTTTCCATAACTAACACCTTTTTCCACTTTGACACTAGGGACTGAAgttgaaaaggaagaagaagaagaaaaagaaggtcAAATTGTGccagaagaagaggaaattgAAATGAGGTTTGAAGATGAGAGGGTGGAACAACTCGAAGATGAAGAAGAGGTTGTTTTAACTTCCGATGGGAAGAGCGAGACGACATCTGAGGATGGAAACGAATTTGTCGGAGACTTCAGTAACTCAAATTgcgaaagttttgttttatacaGGTGAAGATGGtggttgaaatttttaataagGGTCGAGTTTTTTTCGAATTTCCAACCATAGGGCTAATCATAATAGACCATTACTGAGCtccccttttttctttttcagagcGAGTATGAGAGCGAAATCTTTTGCAGAAGTTAGTTGCACTTTCACtgatatgaatgaaaactgatattcatggCAAAGACTTCAAACtgagactcgctttgaaaaagaagctGAAGTGAATTCGAAACTGGCCAATCATCCTCAGTCGATCTAACCCCTGTTAGCGATAGCTATAACAACATAATCAATAAAagcaagaataataataatgacaactTTATGCCGATGTGTACATGCGGCTTATATTTCGTTATTAATCGTGGTAATTTCTAAAATTGAGCCCCTACATTAATCAAAGGTCgcaacagcaataataatgaagACTTTGCGTGTATAAGTACATGCTTCTAATATTTCGATAATAATTACGATATCTGATTGTTCCAAGAGACGGAAAAAGCGGAAGCcctagaaaaaagaaaaaaaagaagctctCTCAGAGCGGAGTACAGAACCAACAAGCTCAGTGCAAAGGTGACTTGGAGTCCGAATTGAACCCAGGCTGCATTCGTGAAAGGCGAGCGCTTTCGCTGCAGCACCATTTCTGCTCTCCAAAACCCAAAGTTGATCAGCAATCggagttttctctttttaattttcagggGCGAGGCTGTTGCATATTGCTTCCTCAAGCAAGTTGGTGTACACTTGATTTCCCCCCCTGGCGCAGTGGCTGAGGGCAGTGTTTCGACGGTTCGTAGGTGGAATCGGCGTTTCCGTTCCCCGCTTCTGTCTGACAATGAGGCTGTCGTCAGCGATGTCATTGAGCTGTCATTGGACAGTCCGGTGGCTCTGCATTTTGATAAAACTGTCACGTTAGTTATTCCACACTGTGCTTCAGCCCTTAAGGGTTATGAAGTAGTGGTTAAATGTCTTAGCAGTAGTGATGAGTGGAAGGACGTCGAAACAGCCGACTGGCGAACAAGGAGTGGTGAGAAGACCAcgttttccaatttttttagaaataCACTGATTTTTGTGGTATGCTGATAGACCAGTTCCATGTTGTTAGCAATTTTCCAATCGTTACTCGACGTTAACCTGCCGTTTCGATTTAAGTTAGAGACCGCGGTCATTAACTGACCCACGTTTAAGTTAGAGACCCAGTCACTAAACTCATCCAAACACtgtctgtgattggagaacGAAACTAGAAAAAACAATTCCCACCCATAAAAAGTGCAAGCTACAGGTCATAAGGATAAGTAAAAACAGAGCTTTGAAAGGGCTATAGGATTACTCGTTGAAGGTgaaccaggtgatctggtgacgtaatttggaggactgggaagaaaaattttaacgccgtatcccacaaccgcgcgcggccttaggtgttgtttccaaactccctgcagcatttccatcgccaaaactcaacagatcattccgtgtctaccacatttcctgttactgaatgaacattcaagtagacccgacgagctttaacctcgcctctgccatgttgaattcgaaaataaggccgcgcgcggttgtgggatacggcgttaaaatttttcatcccagtcttccgaattacgtcaccagatcacctggaagtGTTTGTATTTCATCACCACAACCCTCTCGGTTAAGGACGTGGGAACTACTAGGATTAGTCATGAAGccacggcagccatattggtgacaatgacaaattttcatataTGTCCTTTTCTGCTTTGTGAGCGAATGTTAACTAAAGTCGGcataaatggatttctagtctCTACTGTGGaactgcgtcggtgggagagtgaaacaaaagtttggtttcatcaaacgaattgataaaggttgaattaccagcgtgaaagatttggaaagctgacgtttcgagcgttagcccttcgtcagagaaTGAAAACGGCTAAACTCAAAATGCACTTACAAATAGACGATGCATTTAGAAGAAAACTTAATTCAAATTCACTTTTAAGAGACGCAGGCCAACAAGAAATCTCTCTCTGCTTTGTTATGAATTAGCTTCACGTAAGTTTTTAGAAAGAGCAATTACACCTTTCAGTACAAAGGGGAAAGCGGAAAGAATACCAAAGAATGTTTGACAACTTGACCATTTTTTATCTCAGACATCAAGGAAGATTGGGATCTTTTTGGTTATGCTCCTGACTTCTCTTTTCCGGTTGCTGCCTGCAAGATAACACAGTGTTCAACATTCGCAGTCGTCTGTCGTCTAAAGTCACACAGACACGTTGTCACGAGTCAGGAAAGCGAACTGGTTTGGCCTGAGATTCCACTTGCCAAAGTGACTTTTCCACAAAATGCCGTTCCACAGGGCGAGTCATTTGAAGTCATAGCCCAGGTTGGTATGTCACGCGTGGACTATGTTCTTTAAACAACTTTTAACTAAATCAAATTAACTAAaccattcatttgtttttctaatcattttctgttttctttagcTCCAAGAGGTTTGCCAAAGGCCGTATaggcaaaagcaaattttgccAGGACCGATCCTGCGAATAACAAGTTCAAAAGAAGGGGATTTTCTAAAACCAATTGCGGTTCAACTTCCTTTGTCACTGAGTGAACCTCACAGGAAAGACATCGATATGTCAGTAGCGCGTGTTCGCATCCTTTTTAAAGAATCGAGTTCTGAGAAAAAAGAGTGGATTGAAATAACAGAGAAGCTCGAGACACTTCCTCGGTTTGACggaaatgtaataactttcgCTGTAAGCCACTTTTCATGGTAAGTTAGATTTTTCGTTCctgttggtttttgtttttgttggttttcagTGCTTTTCTTGGAGATATCCTTCTCGCCTTTAGAGTACTGGCAGCTCGAACGCACATCAGTAAATGTTTTTCTATAGCGACTGTGgagtttcttctccttctcctctttttcttgttgttgttcttctttttcttcttcttcgtcgcGATAAAAGTGGACGCTAAAGAAATTGCAAAATACCATCAGGCGAAAGCTAGGAAATTAATTGCTTGTTATATCCCGATCATGGAATTTCTTCTGGTGTTGTGTAGCACTCTGCCTTTAACTTTTACTTCATTATCACATCATCCACATAATTTTTTGGTCATTCAACAATGATCtttaattcttgttgttgttattgtttttctgattattactatttatattattatcgcaataatcatttatttgtttttatcttgaagcgtgcatttgtttgtttgttttttcatggaACTGTGTACAAATTGTCATACATGTTTCTCTTCAAGCACCTATTTTTAGATTGTTTTTGGGGACACAAGGTAGTATAAAGCCATTATGCGGGTGTATTAGACAACCCAGTCCTTCCCTGCCTCCCCAGCTTATTGAAGTAAGGAAGGTTTTGTTCATTGTTGGGAAACCGTGTTGTATTGAAAGGCCTCCTAGAATCATGAAATCTTTatctatttttcttattttttatgttgcaAACTTTacaaaaaacttgaacttgaaactTTGTAAGAAACTTGTAATAATAACCTAGAAAGAaacctttcaaaaaaaaaaaaacagtataCTATACCTTCTTGTTTCAGGTACCGGACTTTGGTTGACTGGTGTCACAGCATATTTCCATTTTATAGAGTTGTGGAATCAGCAAGTGTTAGCTCAAAGTCAGCATTTTTTGCAGTGTATGTGCCTAGAAGCACTTGCTTACACGGTGACACGAAGTTACGAGTTTACTGTATTCCAACATCTAAAAGATGCGAAATGATTGATTGCGAGGAAAAGCAGGGAAACATCCTGATTGGCGATGGCAGTTCAATTATAACCATGTGTTCCAATGAGGAAGCGTACGTTTTCCTATCTGAAGGTATCGTCACTCCTTTAAAAACAGGAGGCTTGCTTGTCAGGTGAGGCAATTTATTTAGTAATCAAAAGTGTTACATTTTCCTcggatgtgattggttttatAGACCATGTATTTTCTACCCATTGGCTTACTATCAggtaatcggacagtttgttctCGGACAAtctgtaattggacagttagATGATCAAATATGAGCGGGAGATCTCTATGGTCCTTTAGAAAGGTGAGCCGATTGTAAACGCCCATACAGATCGGACGCGAGTGTCGTAGTTGCGAAATGAAACAATGGAAAAGATCTATACCAAGAGTTAATGAATACTAATTAGCTGAGTAAGAGTCTGTATgaaaagttaatacaactgattaataattcatgaaccCAGTTGCTCTGTATTTggggtttacagaggtgcacatgtgactcaaTTACTGCCCATTGATTTTACAATCACAATTAAAACTGCATTTTAAATGAACCAGTGGCAAGCTTGAATATaatcaccatagcaacaacaacTTACTAACCAAGTCtcaaaaaaacgaaatttgaagcaaaatCATAAAACGGAGAATTATCCTCGGAAAGTGTAATAGTTATGATCAATTGGTAAGAGAACGTAGTGTCGTCCAATTCTGTTTTTAATCCTACTTGATGATTACAGACCGGATTGGACTCCATTTAGGCCTATAACCATTACATATTGTTTTTAACTAATTCTTTAAAATGAACAGTTAAACTACAGAATTTTACAGTGAAATTGGACTTCACTCAGTCCTATAACCCTAATTAATGAAACAGCAGTGTCATCGGCTATCAAGATTTCTGATAAAATTTGTGCTTCGACCAACCGTTTGTTtagaacttgtttttttttcggtaaGGAAAGTTATTGTTTAGATTTAATGTAAGGGCTGAGGTGAAATCAAGGGCAATAAATATTTGTGAAATTGTCAGCCCAACTTTTTTCAAGGTGCAACCTAGTTCAATCAAATTTAAATCCAGCTGGAAAAACCTCGATTTCTTCCTCTCCTCCAATACAATAACCTCGTGTCACCTTCCGTAGCCACCTCCGTCACTTTGGCATCTTCCTCTCCCTTTGCTTCTGCTTCTTTGTCGTCTTCGTCATTATCACCACCATCGTTTTCGTCGCCGTCGTCATCATCTTCGgcattatcatcgtcatcgttatcatcatgaacatcatcatcatcttcatcatcctGAACCaaacgtttcttttctttgcagaCTTCAAGAAGAGCCGTTTCTGAAGAATCTCCCAGTTCGTGTTGAGAATCAAGGAGTATTAACAGTATCATTCTGCCGAAGCAAAGAGCGAGATGAAGATAACATGCTCTGTGAATTGGATGTCACGCTACCTCCTTCTATAAATGATCCTGATGTAAGTTTCATTATTCATGCTGTTAGTTTTATTGGTGAATCAATATTAAATTATAATGGTCAATATTTATACAGGAATGTCCAATTTAGCAAAGCTAGTTTAAATGGAGTCCTGTTTTTATGAGTCAATTTTtaaggagggaggaaaccggagtgcccggagaaaacctttgAAGTCAGGTTgcgatcgactgaaactcaatccacatacaacatttgtagtagaggtggaaggcgtgattgatgtccgctacgccagcctgacttcccaatgagtacagcacagggtattatatctagatggtcacccgtccagatatcaaccccgtgaacaaacgggaaccggtgttttccctttggtgatagccgtacctcGAATTAATGCCTTTTGATTTTTCCGGCAGAAAAAAGGTGGCGAAGGCCTAAGACACACAAGAGATCATCTCACGGAAGGTGTGtggaataaaataatacaagaTACAGCAAGTAATAATAATGCCCTGGTAACTATTGAAGCAACACTTCATAgggagaaatttaaaaaagaaggTGAAAATAGCGATGCACGATTACTCACTTCCCTTTACCGATCCCCCCTGCGTCAGATGTTTGCCACAAACGAGTGATGAGAAACTAGCAACATTAATAATGACTATAAAAtcattgattaaaaaaaaaaatgataatagaATTGAGAGCGCACTATTTTTCATGATTTCCATGCTATACCTGTCCATTGCACTCTACGTTTTATAAGTTGTCGTAAAGTGTCCTTTGAAATCCTAAGAACGTCATGAATTATTTTATGACTATGTGGTCAGGGTACTGGTTTTGTTAAGCGTCCGAGAGACTCTTTATAACATCTACACAATCTGAATTTGAATCTCATTTTTTCGGTTTAAGGGATAACCTTCGGACAGGCTTTTTCGGTCCTGGTAGTGATAACCTTCATGGAAGGCCTATTTTCTCTTACGGAGC is a window of Acropora palmata chromosome 4, jaAcrPala1.3, whole genome shotgun sequence DNA encoding:
- the LOC141879796 gene encoding uncharacterized protein LOC141879796 isoform X13, yielding MHLVVGHGVKLGRQAQFIRDSHKCKWVQIVHTDPEELGMFKGYENPILTGEQKHHEEVELCMMADFVVGVGPKLTEAYRRYLRSSNKEVFEFTPGVFTDFSSVEQVPLKGKQCNVLVFGRGDAEDFELKGFDIAAKSVAALTDTCLYFVGVPPGKHQQIAKRFVDLGIPANRLKVRGYLNSREDLKQLFYEVDLVLMPSRTEGFGLTGLEALSAGLPVIVSKNSGFGEALGSVQFGSYFVIDSEDPSAWTAAIKGIWNKDRKSQLDEVKVVQDSYGKRNSWSKQCKSLIEKMFKLVDGTFSEPVTTAKTRKGKRKKNLPGPSSGVPLKRKKGTKENETAQPAGTVHEMEQEFCASDEEEYDVDEGEESNEEEDQQQEHGKPTKKKEKKTGKVSKLLEDLVKDASDSLVEICQRLDTRTAGVGTEVEKEEEEEKEGQIVPEEEEIEMRFEDERVEQLEDEEEVVLTSDGKSETTSEDGNEFVGDFSNSNCESFVLYRGEAVAYCFLKQVGVHLISPPGAVAEGSVSTVRRWNRRFRSPLLSDNEAVVSDVIELSLDSPVALHFDKTVTLVIPHCASALKGYEVVVKCLSSSDEWKDVETADWRTRSDIKEDWDLFGYAPDFSFPVAACKITQCSTFAVVCRLKSHRHVVTSQESELVWPEIPLAKVTFPQNAVPQGESFEVIAQLQEVCQRPYRQKQILPGPILRITSSKEGDFLKPIAVQLPLSLSEPHRKDIDMSVARVRILFKESSSEKKEWIEITEKLETLPRFDGNVITFAVSHFSWYRTLVDWCHSIFPFYRVVESASVSSKSAFFAVYVPRSTCLHGDTKLRVYCIPTSKRCEMIDCEEKQGNILIGDGSSIITMCSNEEAYVFLSEGIVTPLKTGGLLVRLQEEPFLKNLPVRVENQGVLTVSFCRSKERDEDNMLCELDVTLPPSINDPDKKGGEGLRHTRDHLTEASDEEEYDVDDGKESSEEEDEEEEEEEEEYQQQEHAKPTKKKGKKTGKVPKLLGDLCNDSSDFLNKVCESLDAPIPGLGSYEDVAKHYGYDVVKARSRFQTFPGGPSNALILAIIAEHPDVTVESFARVVVKQTRRENVARLLREFDRRR
- the LOC141879796 gene encoding uncharacterized protein LOC141879796 isoform X14, with amino-acid sequence MHLVVGHGVKLGRQAQFIRDSHKCKWVQIVHTDPEELGMFKGYENPILTGEQKHHEEVELCMMADFVVGVGPKLTEAYRRYLRSSNKEVFEFTPGVFTDFSSVEQVPLKGKQCNVLVFGRGDAEDFELKGFDIAAKSVAALTDTCLYFVGVPPGKHQQIAKRFVDLGIPANRLKVRGYLNSREDLKQLFYEVDLVLMPSRTEGFGLTGLEALSAGLPVIVSKNSGFGEALGSVQFGSYFVIDSEDPSAWTAAIKGIWNKDRKSQLDEVKVVQDSYGKRNSWSKQCKSLIEKMFKLVDGTFSEPVTTAKTRKGKRKKNLPGPSSGVPLKRKKGTKENETAQPAASDEEEYDVDEGEESNEEEDQQQEHGKPTKKKEKKTGKVSKLLEDLVKDASDSLVEICQRLDTRTAGVGTEVEKEEEEEKEGQIVPEEEEIEMRFEDERVEQLEDEEEVVLTSDGKSETTSEDGNEFVGDFSNSNCESFVLYRGEAVAYCFLKQVGVHLISPPGAVAEGSVSTVRRWNRRFRSPLLSDNEAVVSDVIELSLDSPVALHFDKTVTLVIPHCASALKGYEVVVKCLSSSDEWKDVETADWRTRSDIKEDWDLFGYAPDFSFPVAACKITQCSTFAVVCRLKSHRHVVTSQESELVWPEIPLAKVTFPQNAVPQGESFEVIAQLQEVCQRPYRQKQILPGPILRITSSKEGDFLKPIAVQLPLSLSEPHRKDIDMSVARVRILFKESSSEKKEWIEITEKLETLPRFDGNVITFAVSHFSWYRTLVDWCHSIFPFYRVVESASVSSKSAFFAVYVPRSTCLHGDTKLRVYCIPTSKRCEMIDCEEKQGNILIGDGSSIITMCSNEEAYVFLSEGIVTPLKTGGLLVRLQEEPFLKNLPVRVENQGVLTVSFCRSKERDEDNMLCELDVTLPPSINDPDKKGGEGLRHTRDHLTEASDEEEYDVDDGKESSEEEDEEEEEEEEEYQQQEHAKPTKKKGKKTGKVPKLLGDLCNDSSDFLNKVCESLDAPIPGLGSYEDVAKHYGYDVVKARSRFQTFPGGPSNALILAIIAEHPDVTVESFARVVVKQTRRENVARLLREFDRRR